In the Colletotrichum lupini chromosome 1, complete sequence genome, one interval contains:
- a CDS encoding glutamate decarboxylase: MYSRRYLNLPFSPRTTVFSLQHPPLLLHFKMVHLTTVNTPPDSGSTSGAEDSSATSLRQVQQQLKKVQLQLADHDDCYTTSVYGSRFANQDLPKSEMPESEMPKEVAYRMIKDELSLDGNPMLNLASFVTTYMEEEAEKLMAESFSKNFIDYEEYPASADIQNRCVSMIGKLFHADVGAGEGVGAVGTSCVGSSEAIMLAVLAMKKRWKNKRQAEGKSTEHPNIVMSSAVQVCWEKAARYFEVEEKLVYCAPDRYVIDPKETVDLIDENTIGICAILGTTYTGEYEDVKAVNDLLIEKNLDVPIHVDAASGGFVAPFVVPDLEWDFRLKNVVSINVSGHKYGLVYPGVGWVVWRSAEFLPQELVFNINYLGADQASFTLNFSKGASQVIGQYYQLIRLGKKGYRAIMSNLTRTADYLSQSLEVLGFRIMSKRSGEGLPLVAFRLPEVPAGAEGEPGVRHYDEFALAHQLRVRGWVVPAYTMAPKTDDLKMLRVVVREDFSKSRCDALITDIKLCMGLLEQMDQDGVKRQQEYINKHHLTSSKSTHNHPKFRVCPQNPRVPREPTQDEISLTIPCLNRRKSIPYRVRLAKRMPSAKPFRGCCHKDANYLRHEIND, from the exons ATGTACTCCAGGAGGTACCTCAAT CTCCCTTTCTCTCCTCGCACCACAGTTTTCTCACTCCAACACCCTCCGCTACTTCTTCACTTCAAAATGGTTCACCTCACAACCGTCAACACGCCCCCAGACTCTGGCTCTACCTCCGGCGCCGAGGACTCGTCCGCCACCAGCCTCCGCCAGGTCCAGCAGCAGCTCAAGAAAGTCCAGCTCCAGCTCGCTGACCACGATGACTGCTACACCACGAGCGTCTATGGCTCTCGCTTCGCCAACCAGGATCTTCCCAAGAGCGAGATGCCCGAGAGCGAGATGCCCAAGGAGGTCGCCTACCGCATGATCAAAGACGAGCTCAGTCTCGACGGTAACCCCATGCTCAA CCTGGCTTCCTTTGTGACAACTTACATG GAAGAAGAAGCCGAGAAGCTCATG GCCGAGAGCTTCAGCAAGAACTTCATCGACTACGAAGAATACCCCGCCTCAGCAGACATCCAGAACCGCTGCGTCTCCATGATTGGCAAGCTCTTCCACGCCGACGTTGGCGCGGGCGAAGGCGTAGGCGCCGTTGGCACCTCATGCGTCGGCTCCTCTGAGGCCATCATGCTCGCCGTCCTCGCCATGAAGAAGCGCTGGAAGAACAAGCGCCAGGCCGAGGGCAAGTCCACTGAGCACCCCAACATTGTCATGTCCTCCGCCGTCCAGGTCTGCTGGGAAAAGGCCGCCCGCTACTTCGAGGTCGAGGAGAAGCTCGTCTACTGCGCGCCTGACCGCTACGTCATTGATCCCAAGGAGACGGTCGACCTTATTGACGAGAATACCATTGGTATCTGCGCCATCCTGGGTACCACCTACACGGGCGAGTACGAAGACGTCAAGGCTGTCAATGACTTGCTGATCGAGAAGAACCTCGATGTGCCTATCCACGTTGATGCTGCCAGCGGAGGTTTCGTCGCTCCCTTTGTCGTTCCTGATCTTGAGTGGGATTTCCGCCTCAAGAATGTCGTCTCCATAAATGTCTCCGGTCACAAG TACGGCCTCGTCTATCCCGGTGTGGGCTGGGTTGTCTGGCGCTCTGCCGAGTTTCTCCCCCAGGAACTCGTCTTCAACATCAACTACCTCGGCGCAGACCAGGCCTCCTTCACCCTCAACTTCTCAAAGGGCGCCTCACAAGTTATCGGTCAATACTACCAGCTCATTCGTCTAGGCAAGAAGGGCTACCGCGCCATCATGTCAAACCTCACCCGCACCGCAGACTACCTCTCCCAGTCCCTCGAGGTCCTCGGCTTCCGTATCATGTCCAAGCGCTCCGGCGAGGGTCTCCCCCTTGTCGCCTTCCGCCTTCCCGAAGTCCCCGCCGGCGCCGAGGGTGAGCCGGGCGTCCGCCACTACGACGAGTTTGCGCTCGCCCACCAGCTACGTGTCCGTGGCTGGGTCGTGCCCGCCTACACCATGGCGCCCAAGACCGACGACCTCAAGATGCTTCGCGTCGTCGTCCGTGAGGACTTTTCCAAGTCGCGCTGTGACGCCCTCATCACCGATATCAAGCTCTGCATGGGCCTGCTCGAGCAGATGGACCAGGACGGTGTCAAGAGGCAACAGGAGTACATCAACAAGCACCACCTCACCAGCTCGAAGTCAACCCACAACCATCCAAAGTTCAGAGTTTGTCCCCAAAACCCCCGGGTCCCGCGCGAACCCACCCAGGATGAGATTTCACTAACCATACCGTGTCTGAACAGAAGGAAAAGCATTCCCTACAGGGTAAGACTGGCAAAACGCATGCCATCTGCTAAGCCCTTCCGCGGTTGTTGTCATAAAGACGCAAACTACTTACGGCACGAAATAAACGATTGA
- a CDS encoding ubiquitin elongating factor core, which translates to MDPNEGNQAPDAPDVKKMNDIRLRRLAKLGSSTRSPKPEGESSADAETSNSATSEVKAPKAPASPTPSFTPKPATSNPFNQLGVKSGSGTSSPAGSNNTENHKRIASDRAAAPAPAKKANVEESLDDFSDRILSHIFRITVDPERVVDTHGHKLTFLPEASQELQENGSPLKLTTSILDSALLEAVTAIPADKPLLGYLLPSFKRIIRTNILKETAEKREALEEAKRLCVSNALFSLTIPDLFGRSRPESLVTYLLKGHEQDDGVCLDFLREAVKRFPEDEQFPAAFATAMHTLSIKLSTLSMEDDYKPYISALMSYTKFPPLLNALAQHPNFMTAHKLGSHVEKETILGPFFRISPLQTEVTMTYFPNPRALNRTQAAPSQDALRAILRVHQDELFTIANAFIRADTDTRSRVLDWFASAINGNHKRRALQVDPKEVSSDGFMMNLTVVLDRFCSPFMDTTFSKVDRIEVEYFRRNPRVDIKEETKLNADQSTSDAFYGTQSQGSSNFISEVFFLTLAAHHYGSEATNSKLKGLERDIKWYEKHLAAMEAERIKVQNQPQQLAMFELTLKRHTTVLEKAIAMKYAIEGIFLDEKMQELSLRFMRYVAVWLLRLASQSSYTPDKDLQLPLPAQAPEAFACLPEYALQDVVDNFKFVYRYLPQIMPSAVGSEMIALCIAFLRSSEYIKNPYLKSSLVTLLFSGTWPFSHFKKGVLGDQLYGSKFANDNLLHALMKFYIEAESTGVNTQFYDKFNIRYEIFQVIKCVWGNDVYKQQLTRESKVNRQFFVQFVNLLLNDATYVLDEALTKFPKIHTLQQELEFGNTLSTQDREKKQEELTALEGQAGSYMQLANETLAMMKLFTSALTLAFTMPEIVQRLASMLNYNLETLAGPKMGQLKVNNPTKYHFQPRVLLSDFIDIYLNLGSSQAFIDAVASDGRSYKPEVFDKARFILSKRSMKEAVELEQLDTLMAKFLESKQIADQAELDLGDIPAEFEDPIMGDLMKDPVILPSKHIVDRGTIVQHLLSDPKDPFTRQPMTVDDAIPHTELKEKIQKWREEKIAAAKARATGGDAMDTTEG; encoded by the exons ATGGATCCAAACGAGGGCAACCAAGCGCCCGATGCGCCCGACGTCAAGAAGATGAACGAT ATCCGACTTCGACGGCTCGCCAAGCTTGGCTCCTCGACAAGATCCCCCAAGCCGGAAGGAGAATCGTCAGCAGACGCCGAGACATCAAACTCCGCAACGAGCGAAGTCAAGGCTCCCAAGGCCCCGGCCAGCCCAACACCCTCATTTACACCGAAGCCTGCCACCTCGAACCCCTTCAACCAGCTTGGTGTCAAGTCCGGTAGTGGTACATCTTCGCCAGCTGGATCGAACAACACCGAGAACCACAAGCGAATTGCTTCCGACCGCGCAGCTGCACCTGCTCCCGCAAAAAAGGCAAATGTGGAGGAGTCATTGGATGATTTTTCAGATCGAATCCTCAGCCATATTTTCCGGATCACAGTCGACCCAGAGAGAGTTGTCGATACCCACGGACACAAGCTTACCTTCCTGCCGGAAGCTAGCCAAGAGCTCCAAGAGAACGGATCGCCGCTTAAATTGACAACCTCCATCCTCGATAGTGCCTTGCTTGAGGCCGTCACTGCGATTCCCGCCGACAAGCCCCTTCTCGGCTACCTACTTCCCTCATTCAAACGCATCATCCGTACAAACATACTCAAAGAGACGGCAGAGAAGAGGGAGGCTCTGGAGGAGGCAAAGAGACTGTGTGTTAGCAACGCTTTGTTTTCGCTCACAATCCCGGATCTCTTTGG ACGATCACGCCCTGAGAGTTTGGTCACCTACCTGCTCAAAGGACATGAGCAGGACGATGGAGTCTGCTTGGACTTCTTGCGGGAGGCAGTAAAGCGCTTTCCCGAGGATGAGCAATTCCCAGCTGCTTTTGCCACAGCCATGCACACACTCAGCATTAAGTTGTCGACTTTGTCCATGGAAGATGACTACAAGCCGTATATCAGC GCCTTGATGTCCTACACAAAGTTCCCTCCTCTGCTAAATGCACTGGCACAACATCCCAACTTCATGACCGCTCACAAGCTGGGATCCCATGTTGAAAAGGAGACGATCCTGGGACCCTTCTTCCGCATCTCTCCCTTGCAAACCGAGGTGACAATGACATACTTCCCGAACCCACGGGCCCTGAATCGCACCCAGGCTGCCCCATCCCAAGATGCTCTGCGGGCTATTCTTCGAGTCCATCAGGATGAGCTCTTCACGATCGCTAATGCCTTTATCCGAGCTGACACTGACACCCGGAGTCGGGTACTCGATTGGTTCGCCTCCGCTATCAACGGCAATCACAAGCGTAGAGCTCTCCAGGTTGACCCCAAAGAGGTGTCCTCAGATGGCTTCATGATGAACCTCACTGTCGTATTGGACCGATTCTGCTCTCCCTTCATGGACACAACGTTCTCAAAGGTCGACAGGATCGAAGTGGAGTATTTCCGCCGCAACCCCCGTGTGGACATCAAGGAAGAGACCAAGCTCAATGCCGACCAATCGACGTCAGATGCATTCTACGGCACTCAATCTCAGGGCAGCTCAAACTTCATTTCAGAGGTTTTTTTCTTGACTTTGGCTGCGCACCACTACGGCAGTGAGGCAACAAACTCGAAGCTCAAGGGTCTCGAAAGGGATATCAAGTGGTACGAAAAGCATTTGGCTGCCATGGAAGCTGAGCGGATTAAAGTCCAGAACCAGCCTCAGCAGCTTGCAATGTTTGAGTTGACACTCAAGCGCCACACTACGGTCTTGGAGAAGGCAATCGCAATGAAGTACGCGATCGAGGGTATCTTCCTTGACGAGAAGATGCAAGAACTGTCGCTTCGCTTCATGCGATACGTGGCCGTGTGGCTTCTTCGCCTTGCTAGCCAGTCCAGCTACACCCCCGACAAGGATCTTCAACTTCCCCTTCCTGCTCAGGCCCCTGAGGCTTTTGCGTGCCTGCCAGAGTATGCGCTCCAGGACGTGGTTGACAACTTCAAGTTTGTGTACCGCTACCTTCCTCAAATCATGCCGTCTGCTGTTGGCAGCGAGATGATTGCGCTCTGCATCGCCTTCTTGCGTTCGTCAGAGTACATCAAGAACCCGTACCTCAAGTCGTCCTTGGTCACATTGCTCTTCTCCGGCACCTGGCCATTCTCGCACTTTAAGAAGGGTGTCTTGGGAGATCAGCTCTACGGATCCAAGTTTGCAAACGATAACCTGTTGCATGCCCTCATGAAATTCTACATCGAAGCGGAGTCGACTGGTGTTAACACCCAGTTCTACGACAAGTTCAACATCAGATACGAGATCTTCCAGGTTATCAAGTGCGTTTGGGGCAATGATGTGTACAAGCAGCAGTTGACGAGAGAGAGCAA GGTTAACAGACAATTCTTTGTTCAATTCGTCAACTTGCTGCTCAATGACGCGACCTATGTGCTTGACGAGGCACTGACAAAGTTCCCCAAGATCCATACGTTACAACAGGAGTTGGAGTTTGGCAACACGCTATCCACGCAAGATAGAGAGAAGAAGCAAGAGGAGTTGACAGCATTGGAGGGCCAGGCGGGCTCATACATGCAATTGGCCAATGAGACGCTGGCGATGATGAAGCTCTTTACATCTGCATTGACATTAGCATTTACAATGCCTGAAATTGTCCAGCGTCTGGCAAGCATGCTTAACTACAACCTGGAGACTCTTGCGGGACCCAAGATGGGTCAGCTCAAGGTAAACAATCCAACCAAATATCACTTCCAGCCAAGGGTTCTGCTGTCAGACTTCATCGACATCTACCTCAACTTGGGCTCATCGCAAGCGTTCATCGACGCTGTTGCCTCGGATGGTCGCTCGTATAAGCCCGAGGTCTTTGACAAGGCTAGATTCATCCTCTCAAAGCGCAGTATGAAGGAGGCCGTTGAACTCGAGCAGCTCGACACGTTGATGGCCAAGTTCCTCGAGTCGAAGCAGATTGCGGACCAGGCCGAGCTGGACCTTGGAGACATCCCGGCCGAATTCGAAGACCCGATTATGGGAGATTTGATGAAGGATCCCGTTATCCTGCCATCGAAGCATATTGTTGATCGGGGAACTATTGTGCAGCACTTGCTGTCGGATCCCAAGGATCCCTTTACGCGACAGCCGATGACGGTGGATGATGCCATCCCGCACACTGAGCTGAAGGAGAAGATTCAGAAGTGGAGGGAGGAGAAGATTGCGGCGGCCAAGGCCAGGGCAACGGGCGGCGATGCGATGGACACAACGGAAGGCTGA